From a single Alkalihalophilus pseudofirmus genomic region:
- a CDS encoding GntR family transcriptional regulator yields MIDKNSPLPIYSQIEEYIKERIEKGELKPGDVLPPEREYAEQFDVSRMTIRQAINNLVNDGLIYRKKGSGTFIAEKKFEQPLQGLTSFTEDMKGRGLTPSSKLISFELIPASANIAAVLHISEYTPVYEIKRIRMADNTPMALETCYISANLIKGLTEEIINQSLYQYIEEKLQLEIGEATQVIESALANDLEVELLKINEGDPILLIERCTYLKNGTPFEIVRSSYRADRYKFTSKLKR; encoded by the coding sequence ATAATAGATAAAAATTCACCTCTGCCGATATACAGCCAGATTGAAGAATATATAAAAGAACGAATTGAAAAAGGGGAATTAAAGCCAGGAGACGTTCTCCCGCCTGAGCGAGAATATGCAGAGCAGTTTGATGTGAGCCGAATGACAATCAGGCAAGCGATTAATAACCTAGTGAATGACGGCTTGATTTATCGTAAAAAAGGGAGCGGAACATTTATTGCGGAGAAGAAATTTGAACAGCCTCTCCAAGGATTGACCAGTTTCACTGAAGATATGAAAGGAAGAGGACTTACTCCAAGCAGCAAACTTATCTCGTTTGAATTAATCCCGGCTTCTGCTAACATTGCGGCCGTATTGCACATTTCTGAATATACACCTGTATATGAAATCAAACGTATACGCATGGCTGACAATACTCCGATGGCTCTTGAAACGTGTTATATCTCTGCCAACCTGATTAAAGGGCTGACAGAAGAAATTATTAACCAGTCATTATATCAATATATAGAAGAAAAACTTCAGCTCGAGATCGGCGAAGCAACGCAAGTAATAGAGTCAGCACTTGCTAATGATTTAGAAGTGGAACTGTTAAAAATAAATGAAGGTGATCCGATCCTTTTAATTGAAAGATGTACGTATTTAAAAAATGGCACCCCATTTGAGATCGTTCGTTCTTCGTACCGAGCCGACCGTTATAAATTTACATCTAAATTAAAACGCTAA
- the nagB gene encoding glucosamine-6-phosphate deaminase, whose amino-acid sequence MNIVRVDSYEEMSKAGARYIIDKIKANPKITLGLATGSTPKGTYQYIIEDHKQNGTSYQQISTFNLDEYIGLSAEDPNSYHFYMKDLLFNHIDIPLNHTHIPNGDTVDKEEECVRYEVKVKEASIDLQILGIGANGHIGFNEPGTSFHSKTHVVALAESTREANARFFPSIDDVPKHAITMGIASIMASKEILLLVSGDAKSEALERLLSDQLPSEDFPASILKTHPRVTIIADNEALMSTGITR is encoded by the coding sequence ATGAATATTGTAAGAGTAGATAGTTATGAAGAAATGAGTAAGGCTGGTGCTCGTTATATTATAGATAAAATAAAAGCTAACCCTAAGATAACGCTTGGTTTAGCAACTGGAAGTACGCCTAAGGGCACCTATCAATATATCATTGAAGATCACAAGCAAAATGGGACGTCATATCAGCAGATTTCAACGTTTAACCTTGATGAATACATCGGGCTTTCGGCGGAAGATCCAAACAGCTATCATTTTTATATGAAAGATCTCTTATTTAATCATATTGATATTCCTTTAAATCATACGCATATTCCTAACGGAGATACCGTGGATAAAGAGGAGGAATGTGTTCGTTACGAGGTAAAAGTGAAGGAAGCTTCTATTGATTTACAGATTCTTGGAATTGGTGCGAACGGACATATTGGATTTAATGAGCCAGGTACATCCTTTCATAGTAAAACACATGTTGTTGCCCTTGCTGAATCGACAAGAGAAGCCAATGCACGCTTTTTCCCTTCAATTGATGATGTACCGAAGCATGCAATTACAATGGGGATTGCCTCAATTATGGCAAGTAAAGAAATTTTGCTCCTTGTCTCAGGGGACGCAAAAAGTGAGGCGCTCGAACGATTGTTATCAGATCAATTACCAAGCGAGGACTTTCCTGCTTCTATTTTAAAAACACACCCTCGTGTTACAATTATTGCTGACAACGAAGCGCTCATGTCGACAGGAATCACTCGTTAA
- the nagA gene encoding N-acetylglucosamine-6-phosphate deacetylase translates to MRENLFITNVEIYEEMNLITNGFIKIHDGKIAEVGSMDAFKCAETDTVLDYNNEYSLLPGFIDVHIHGANGADTMDSSVESLKVIAEYLPREGTTSFLATTITQSEDLIEEALKQTAFYKEVKASNLGSDMAGVHLEGPFISDKRAGAQPLHHIKEPDIKLFNQWQECSNHQIKVVTMAPEETNGLAFLEELQKNGTVVSIGHSDATYPVIVEAIDKGLSHVTHLYNGMRGLHHREPGVAGAAIAHSELMVEMIVDGVHIHPTVVKSTYRAKGADEIILITDAMRAKGLGEGTYDLGGQEVKVENGKALLADGTLAGSIVKMDEAVRNMIAYTGCSLRDITKMTAENPAKQTGLWDNTGSITVGKAADLVLLDKHNQVVLTICKGHIAFQEGV, encoded by the coding sequence ATGAGAGAGAATCTTTTTATTACAAATGTAGAGATATATGAGGAGATGAACCTGATTACAAATGGGTTTATCAAAATACATGACGGGAAAATTGCAGAGGTTGGGTCAATGGATGCGTTTAAATGCGCTGAAACGGACACAGTTTTGGATTATAACAATGAGTATTCGCTGCTTCCTGGCTTTATTGATGTTCATATTCACGGGGCCAATGGGGCTGATACGATGGATAGCAGTGTTGAGTCGTTAAAAGTGATTGCTGAGTATCTTCCAAGGGAAGGGACGACAAGCTTTTTAGCAACAACCATCACCCAATCGGAAGATTTAATCGAAGAGGCTTTAAAACAAACGGCTTTCTATAAAGAGGTAAAAGCCTCAAATCTTGGTTCAGATATGGCAGGTGTACACCTAGAAGGGCCTTTCATTTCGGATAAACGAGCAGGAGCACAGCCCCTTCATCATATTAAAGAACCTGACATCAAGCTTTTTAATCAATGGCAAGAATGTTCAAATCATCAAATTAAAGTAGTAACGATGGCACCAGAAGAAACGAATGGACTCGCTTTTTTAGAAGAATTGCAGAAAAATGGCACGGTCGTATCGATCGGACATTCTGATGCCACTTATCCGGTCATTGTGGAGGCGATTGATAAAGGCTTATCGCATGTCACCCATTTATATAACGGCATGAGAGGTCTGCACCACAGGGAGCCAGGTGTTGCGGGTGCAGCAATAGCCCATTCTGAATTAATGGTCGAAATGATTGTGGATGGTGTGCATATTCATCCGACAGTCGTGAAGAGTACCTATAGAGCAAAAGGGGCGGATGAGATTATTTTAATTACAGATGCCATGAGAGCGAAAGGGCTTGGAGAAGGAACATATGACTTAGGCGGACAGGAAGTAAAGGTAGAAAACGGCAAAGCATTATTAGCCGATGGGACGCTCGCTGGAAGTATTGTGAAAATGGATGAGGCTGTAAGAAATATGATCGCTTATACTGGATGCTCACTAAGGGACATAACAAAAATGACGGCGGAGAATCCAGCGAAACAGACTGGCCTTTGGGATAACACAGGTAGTATTACCGTTGGAAAAGCTGCGGATCTTGTCCTTTTAGACAAGCATAATCAAGTTGTATTGACCATTTGTAAGGGACATATTGCTTTCCAAGAAGGAGTGTAA